In a single window of the Campylobacter hyointestinalis subsp. lawsonii genome:
- a CDS encoding flagellin hook IN motif-containing protein — translation MSQNDISRLLEELDNIAKTTSFNGQKLLNGNFSNKEFQIGAYSNETVKVNIGSTESGKIGYTRFETTGNIAFDKSSTPGMNDLTIKFSGVDGYPTGYAFEKISKTVLDKDGLKAVADAINRVSDKTGIKANVNNKLTLSNVVGTGQIANLRINNVNIGTIDTKSGDSDGVLVNAINKVKDQTGVEASVENGRLTLIAKDGRAIKIAASSKLSVAAGYKGNISLMGFGVKGEQSSAITVLGHLTFIRQDARDIRVVFSTDKNGAGAARHGFSKEAGLNGSKMKQASVTLKDMNSGTIIAKEFILNLI, via the coding sequence ATGAGTCAAAACGACATCTCAAGACTCCTTGAAGAGCTTGATAACATAGCTAAAACTACAAGTTTCAACGGACAAAAACTTCTAAACGGAAATTTCTCTAATAAAGAATTCCAAATAGGTGCTTACTCAAATGAAACTGTTAAAGTAAATATCGGCTCGACTGAATCAGGTAAAATCGGCTATACTCGTTTTGAAACTACAGGAAATATAGCTTTTGATAAGAGTAGCACTCCAGGTATGAATGATTTGACTATTAAATTTAGCGGAGTTGATGGCTACCCTACCGGTTATGCCTTTGAAAAGATTTCTAAAACAGTCTTAGATAAAGATGGTCTAAAAGCAGTAGCTGATGCTATAAATAGAGTAAGTGATAAAACTGGCATAAAAGCAAATGTAAATAATAAGCTGACTTTATCTAATGTAGTCGGTACTGGTCAAATAGCAAATTTACGTATAAATAATGTCAATATCGGGACTATAGATACAAAGAGTGGAGACTCTGATGGAGTTCTAGTAAATGCCATAAATAAAGTAAAAGATCAAACCGGAGTTGAAGCATCTGTAGAAAACGGAAGATTAACACTTATAGCAAAAGATGGCAGAGCCATAAAAATAGCTGCTTCATCAAAACTCTCTGTTGCCGCTGGGTATAAAGGCAACATTAGCCTTATGGGCTTTGGAGTTAAAGGTGAGCAATCATCTGCAATTACAGTCTTAGGGCATCTTACCTTTATACGTCAAGATGCTAGAGATATAAGAGTTGTATTCTCAACAGATAAGAATGGTGCGGGTGCTGCAAGACATGGTTTTTCTAAGGAAGCTGGACTTAATGGCTCAAAAATGAAACAAGCTTCAGTAACTCTTAAAGATATGAACTCAGGAACAATAATAGCTAAAGAGTTTATTCTAAATTTAATTTGA
- a CDS encoding 7-carboxy-7-deazaguanine synthase QueE — MISVVEHFTSIQGEGKFSGRYSLFIRLGGCNLSCKGFGVKTRSPKTGEILVGCDTIKAVQTSHFKHSKFDYKALVNLVKETEFKPLIVITGGEPLLWHKDEDLIKFTKWCFEQDYEVHFETNGTIFVDFDKFEVYKKSKFAVSVKLSISGELKSKRINQKALQAIFANADAFYKFVICGSELDEINEILELQNGEVWCMPLGKDRFELGKNALNVAEFCIKNGFNYSDRLHVRLWNDKEGV; from the coding sequence ATGATAAGTGTAGTCGAGCATTTTACTAGCATTCAAGGCGAGGGTAAATTTAGTGGTCGCTACTCACTTTTTATCCGCCTTGGGGGATGTAATCTTTCTTGCAAGGGTTTTGGCGTCAAGACAAGGTCGCCAAAAACAGGCGAGATATTAGTCGGTTGTGATACGATCAAAGCGGTGCAAACATCGCATTTTAAGCATAGTAAATTTGATTATAAAGCTCTTGTAAATTTAGTAAAAGAAACGGAGTTTAAACCTCTCATCGTGATAACAGGCGGTGAGCCGCTACTTTGGCATAAAGATGAAGATCTGATCAAATTTACAAAGTGGTGTTTTGAGCAAGATTATGAAGTGCATTTTGAAACAAATGGCACTATTTTTGTGGATTTTGATAAATTTGAAGTGTATAAAAAGTCCAAATTTGCAGTAAGCGTAAAACTATCCATAAGTGGTGAGCTAAAATCCAAAAGAATAAATCAAAAAGCCTTACAAGCGATCTTTGCTAACGCTGATGCGTTTTATAAATTTGTGATTTGCGGAAGTGAGCTTGATGAGATAAATGAGATATTGGAGCTACAAAACGGCGAAGTTTGGTGTATGCCTCTTGGCAAAGACCGCTTTGAGCTAGGCAAAAACGCCTTAAATGTGGCAGAGTTTTGTATCAAAAATGGTTTTAACTACTCTGATAGACTTCACGTGCGTTTATGGAATGATAAAGAAGGCGTGTAA
- the moaA gene encoding GTP 3',8-cyclase MoaA, with amino-acid sequence MLIDSYGRVVDYLRVSVTQRCNFRCRYCMPEDGIENISHQNVLSYEEMFEFIKICLDNGVTKIRLTGGEPLVRKDVEKFVAMINNYKPNLDLAMTTNGYLLAKKAKALKEAGLKRLNISLDTLDRQKATFIARKDVLDEVIDGINEATNLGFGVKLNTVALKGVNDDELLDLMEFAKSKNAQIRYIEFMENSSACSELRGLKKDDILSLISKKYKVKEITKSPHSPSSLFELEDGYKFGIIDPHKHDFCATCNRLRLSAEGLLIPCLYYEDGKSIREAMRAGDIKKACEILREVIEKKPEKNKWENDGKGEISSRAFYQTGG; translated from the coding sequence ATGTTAATTGATAGTTATGGTAGGGTTGTTGATTATCTTAGAGTTTCAGTAACCCAAAGGTGTAATTTTCGCTGTCGCTACTGTATGCCAGAAGATGGCATTGAAAATATCTCTCATCAAAATGTGCTAAGCTACGAAGAAATGTTTGAGTTTATCAAAATTTGTTTAGATAACGGCGTTACAAAGATCAGGCTAACGGGCGGCGAACCGCTTGTTAGAAAAGATGTTGAAAAATTTGTGGCTATGATAAATAACTATAAGCCAAATCTTGATCTTGCTATGACTACAAATGGCTATCTTTTGGCAAAAAAAGCAAAAGCCCTAAAAGAGGCGGGGCTTAAACGTTTAAATATATCTTTAGATACTTTAGACAGGCAAAAAGCTACTTTTATAGCCAGAAAAGATGTTCTTGATGAGGTTATAGATGGCATAAATGAAGCTACAAATTTGGGCTTTGGAGTTAAGCTAAACACTGTGGCGTTAAAAGGTGTAAATGATGATGAACTTCTTGATCTAATGGAATTTGCAAAAAGTAAAAACGCCCAAATCCGCTATATAGAATTTATGGAAAATAGTAGTGCTTGTAGTGAGCTAAGAGGGCTTAAAAAAGATGATATTTTAAGCTTAATCTCAAAAAAATATAAAGTAAAAGAGATAACAAAAAGCCCACATAGTCCATCAAGCCTTTTTGAGCTTGAAGATGGTTATAAATTTGGTATAATCGATCCACACAAACACGACTTTTGTGCTACTTGTAATCGCCTAAGACTCAGCGCGGAAGGGCTTTTGATACCATGCCTTTACTATGAAGATGGAAAAAGCATAAGAGAAGCAATGAGAGCTGGAGATATCAAAAAAGCTTGCGAGATACTAAGAGAAGTCATAGAAAAAAAGCCAGAGAAAAATAAATGGGAAAATGATGGTAAAGGCGAGATATCTAGCCGTGCATTTTACCAAACAGGCGGCTGA
- a CDS encoding DUF6115 domain-containing protein, whose amino-acid sequence MGSDVLIYICFSVILVVMFVYINLKDKEARKKFSKFEMTLDSIMKENYQLKKQISSLPKTQVNDDSGIIKVAFEHIDEALNLKVAPMLESLKSIEKVIDDFQNDQQNRLYSLEERTKTFTKITPPSFDKQEDRIIELYNAGKSVESIARDLRLSVGRVNMVLKFHKVI is encoded by the coding sequence ATGGGTAGTGATGTTTTGATCTATATATGTTTTAGCGTGATTTTAGTAGTGATGTTTGTTTATATAAATTTAAAAGATAAAGAAGCTAGGAAAAAGTTTTCTAAATTTGAGATGACTTTAGATAGCATTATGAAAGAAAATTATCAGCTCAAAAAGCAAATTTCATCTCTTCCTAAAACCCAAGTAAATGATGATAGCGGTATTATAAAAGTCGCTTTCGAGCATATTGATGAAGCGTTAAATTTAAAAGTAGCGCCGATGTTAGAGAGCCTAAAAAGCATAGAAAAAGTTATAGACGATTTTCAAAATGATCAGCAAAATAGACTTTATAGCTTAGAAGAGCGAACAAAAACATTTACTAAGATCACTCCGCCTAGCTTTGATAAGCAAGAAGATAGGATAATAGAGCTGTATAATGCTGGAAAAAGCGTAGAAAGCATAGCAAGAGACCTAAGGCTAAGTGTCGGAAGGGTAAATATGGTTTTAAAATTTCATAAGGTGATTTGA
- the mqnP gene encoding menaquinone biosynthesis prenyltransferase MqnP has translation MGKFIQILKDINELIVFKHSVFALPFIFMAMIVCSKLVNGTMWFGLSLLFLGILCAVSARNYAMALNRYLDEDIDRPNPRCASRPSVDGRIGRKNLLLFIIANAVIFVVTAYFINSLAFWLSFVFLIILGGYSYFKRFSHLAHLVLGLSLGLSPIAGAIAVSGTIPFWSILLCLGVVFWVAGFDVLYSLQDMDYDRKTGLYSIPAIYGQQASMFISALFHGLCVLFWLLFIGASHLGVFAYLGAIIAGFILFKEHRIVRADFQKIDKAFFTLNGYLGIMFFVFIWIDLW, from the coding sequence ATGGGCAAATTTATTCAAATTCTAAAAGATATAAATGAACTTATAGTTTTTAAACATTCCGTTTTTGCATTACCATTTATATTTATGGCTATGATAGTTTGTAGTAAATTAGTAAATGGTACTATGTGGTTTGGTTTGTCGTTGCTTTTTTTAGGAATTTTGTGCGCAGTTAGCGCTAGAAACTACGCAATGGCGCTAAATCGTTATCTTGATGAGGATATCGACAGACCAAATCCAAGATGCGCTTCTCGTCCTAGTGTAGATGGTCGCATAGGTAGAAAAAATTTACTTTTATTTATAATCGCAAACGCCGTTATTTTTGTTGTTACCGCATATTTTATCAACTCTTTGGCTTTTTGGCTTAGCTTTGTATTTCTTATCATTTTAGGCGGATACTCTTATTTTAAGCGTTTTTCTCATTTAGCTCATCTTGTTTTAGGGTTAAGTCTAGGACTTTCTCCTATAGCCGGCGCCATAGCTGTAAGTGGCACTATACCATTTTGGTCTATTTTATTGTGTCTTGGAGTCGTATTTTGGGTGGCTGGATTTGACGTGCTTTATTCATTGCAAGATATGGATTACGATAGAAAAACAGGACTTTATAGCATACCAGCGATATACGGACAGCAAGCATCTATGTTTATATCTGCTCTGTTTCACGGCTTGTGTGTTCTATTTTGGCTGCTATTTATAGGTGCTAGTCATTTGGGCGTTTTTGCGTATTTAGGAGCTATTATAGCAGGATTTATACTCTTTAAAGAGCATAGAATAGTAAGGGCCGATTTTCAAAAGATTGATAAAGCTTTTTTTACGTTAAATGGTTACTTAGGTATTATGTTTTTTGTTTTTATATGGATTGACTTATGGTAG
- the miaA gene encoding tRNA (adenosine(37)-N6)-dimethylallyltransferase MiaA, with protein sequence MFFEFALIGTTASGKSELGIKLAKRLDAVILSLDSLCLYKDINIASAKPSKEQLEEITHFGMNLVYPNEHFCVGNFIDEYKKAVSYARSKNCPLIITGGSGFYLKAMLEGLSPKIPECDIKLSDDEIWKIALKIDEKFCAKFSKNDKFRLHKWYQIYEFSKCIPTIWLEQNTNKKVIENIDIYEIYWDKEELKDRIYLRTKKMLEVGLLNEAHLLFDKYGFEAKSLKCIGLKECGEFLRHKGEFEKFDFNDLNLDKFDKNCIENELKNQKSSIYKLYWLIATHTIQLAKRQRTFNKSQFPNTKKVKFQSGFDEILSDIKANL encoded by the coding sequence TTGTTTTTTGAGTTTGCACTTATCGGAACGACTGCTAGTGGTAAAAGTGAGCTAGGAATAAAACTAGCAAAAAGGCTTGATGCTGTCATTTTGAGCCTTGATTCGCTCTGTCTTTATAAAGATATCAATATAGCAAGTGCAAAACCTAGCAAAGAACAATTAGAAGAGATAACCCATTTTGGTATGAATTTAGTCTATCCAAACGAGCATTTTTGTGTAGGAAACTTCATAGACGAGTACAAAAAAGCAGTATCTTATGCTAGATCTAAAAATTGTCCGCTCATCATCACAGGAGGAAGCGGTTTTTATCTAAAAGCTATGCTAGAAGGGCTAAGCCCCAAAATTCCAGAATGCGACATAAAACTAAGCGATGATGAGATCTGGAAAATAGCCTTAAAAATCGATGAGAAATTTTGTGCTAAATTTAGTAAAAACGATAAATTTCGACTTCACAAATGGTATCAAATTTATGAATTTTCAAAGTGTATTCCAACTATTTGGCTAGAACAAAACACAAATAAAAAAGTTATCGAAAATATCGATATTTATGAGATCTACTGGGATAAAGAAGAGCTTAAAGATAGGATATATCTAAGAACCAAAAAGATGCTTGAAGTAGGGCTTTTAAACGAAGCTCATCTGCTTTTTGACAAATACGGATTTGAAGCAAAATCGTTAAAATGTATAGGGCTTAAGGAGTGCGGTGAATTCTTACGCCACAAAGGCGAATTTGAAAAATTTGATTTTAATGATCTAAATTTAGATAAATTTGATAAAAACTGCATCGAAAATGAGCTTAAAAACCAAAAATCTAGCATATATAAGCTTTACTGGCTTATAGCTACTCATACTATCCAACTAGCAAAAAGGCAACGCACGTTCAATAAATCTCAGTTCCCAAATACAAAAAAAGTAAAATTCCAAAGCGGATTTGATGAAATTTTAAGCGATATAAAAGCTAATTTATAA
- a CDS encoding tetratricopeptide repeat protein, with product MKFLALIIFVSVNVFAFSLTINSGRQNGSDYYVLHLEDIFDIECKAEQDMQNIYTCKVLGSLDDKIKNQNLPFADILFEKSGDSYNVIIRAKQKSRLINASVSLFDTQNPKQKTADFSKHFTILIGQNIIESPKNSGVGIDFPITFFNVLRPSIGALDLNKEPLSYGDGADVGLYLSIKKSYDSKAYTEALKDAKKALEIHPQSIFASEFWLYYLRSLQKLAKRATDYKLAEQYADDIINSGKRWMKNYPSDKNYPEVLYLITEAYLDKDMTSDANYSIDILMTEHPDSPWTKTTILAYADALLDKGKLEDAVRLYEDVLYSTNDLDLASRAATKLADASISKQKFNDAKEYIQKVINSNQKYFALDLANSMEQAATFRDKGMQDIASQIYKIVFEYSKRGDNFYETALRNLGLSLSKISRTKEAYEYLQRYQKEFSGSEFMPEVSVALDRLFFDLNGTNEEKHKNYAQLMDKYKGLDIGKKALKEEVKLSFEEKNYKKILGFGDQILDLNDSDSTKFLKDSASFLANLANQSGDCRTLVNITNKYDLKDAIKDKFKLFNCLMRTAKYDEALNLAVSHIRDDDLHDRVEWLSNTSRVLYEVGRYEECIRACDEAMSLASTIKYSDPTAAIFYRFYSLLKLNRFEEALSSINALESLRGNDIRLVEIYDAAAKYAKDKGFDSAALNYSKKAIDMQRKLGINTFSPDVDFIYISSLLKIAKFNEALSVARALLDINIPPQSRIRALYQVAEIYISMNEPNSAKIYVDECLKMRLDSPWKNLCEQQSKLIN from the coding sequence ATGAAATTTCTAGCATTAATAATTTTTGTCAGCGTTAATGTTTTTGCGTTTTCTCTTACGATAAACAGCGGCAGGCAAAATGGTAGCGATTATTATGTTTTGCATTTAGAAGATATATTTGATATAGAATGCAAGGCAGAGCAAGATATGCAAAACATTTATACTTGTAAAGTTTTAGGTAGTCTTGATGATAAGATAAAAAATCAAAATTTACCATTTGCAGATATTTTATTTGAAAAAAGCGGTGATAGTTACAATGTTATCATAAGAGCAAAACAAAAATCTAGGCTTATAAACGCTAGCGTGAGTCTGTTTGATACACAAAATCCAAAGCAAAAAACAGCTGATTTTTCTAAACATTTTACTATACTCATCGGACAAAACATAATAGAATCGCCAAAAAATAGTGGCGTTGGTATAGATTTTCCTATCACGTTTTTTAATGTTTTAAGACCTAGCATAGGTGCGCTAGATCTTAATAAAGAGCCGTTATCCTATGGAGATGGCGCCGATGTTGGCTTATATCTTAGTATAAAAAAAAGCTATGATAGCAAAGCATATACCGAGGCGTTAAAAGATGCTAAAAAAGCACTTGAAATTCATCCTCAAAGTATCTTTGCAAGTGAGTTTTGGCTCTATTATTTACGCTCTTTGCAAAAGTTAGCAAAAAGAGCAACCGACTATAAGTTAGCAGAACAATACGCTGATGATATAATAAATAGCGGTAAAAGGTGGATGAAAAACTATCCTTCTGATAAAAATTACCCTGAAGTTTTATATCTCATCACAGAAGCTTACCTTGATAAAGATATGACAAGTGATGCAAATTACTCTATTGATATACTTATGACAGAGCATCCAGACTCGCCTTGGACGAAAACTACTATACTAGCTTATGCAGATGCCCTTTTAGATAAAGGAAAATTAGAAGATGCGGTGCGACTTTATGAAGATGTCTTATACTCTACAAATGATCTTGACCTAGCAAGCAGAGCAGCTACAAAACTAGCAGATGCTAGCATATCAAAGCAAAAATTTAATGACGCAAAAGAATATATTCAAAAGGTTATAAACTCAAATCAAAAGTATTTTGCTTTAGACTTAGCAAACTCTATGGAACAAGCCGCCACTTTTAGAGATAAGGGTATGCAAGATATTGCTTCACAAATTTATAAGATTGTTTTTGAATACTCAAAAAGAGGTGACAACTTTTATGAAACAGCACTTCGAAATTTAGGTCTGAGCTTGTCAAAAATATCTAGGACTAAAGAAGCTTATGAATATTTGCAAAGATATCAAAAAGAATTTAGCGGTAGTGAGTTTATGCCTGAGGTATCAGTCGCTTTAGATAGATTGTTTTTTGATTTAAATGGTACAAATGAAGAAAAACATAAAAACTACGCTCAACTTATGGATAAATACAAAGGCTTAGATATCGGAAAAAAGGCTTTAAAAGAAGAAGTTAAGCTTAGCTTTGAAGAGAAAAATTATAAAAAAATTTTAGGTTTTGGTGATCAAATTTTGGATCTAAATGATAGCGATTCTACAAAATTTCTTAAAGATTCAGCTAGTTTTTTAGCAAATTTAGCAAATCAAAGCGGAGATTGTAGAACGCTAGTAAATATAACAAATAAATACGATTTAAAAGATGCTATAAAAGATAAGTTCAAGCTTTTTAATTGTCTTATGAGAACTGCGAAATACGATGAAGCGTTGAATTTAGCAGTATCTCACATCAGAGATGATGACTTGCACGATAGAGTTGAGTGGCTTTCAAATACAAGTAGAGTTCTTTATGAAGTAGGCAGATATGAAGAGTGCATAAGAGCTTGTGATGAGGCGATGAGCCTAGCCTCTACTATAAAATATTCTGACCCGACAGCGGCGATTTTTTACCGCTTTTATTCGCTTTTAAAGCTAAATAGATTTGAAGAAGCATTAAGCAGTATAAATGCTCTTGAAAGTTTAAGGGGAAATGATATACGTTTAGTCGAAATTTACGATGCTGCAGCAAAATATGCAAAAGACAAGGGTTTTGATAGTGCTGCGCTTAATTATTCAAAAAAAGCTATTGATATGCAAAGAAAATTAGGCATTAATACGTTTAGCCCAGATGTTGATTTTATATATATATCATCACTCTTAAAAATAGCTAAATTTAATGAAGCCTTAAGCGTGGCTAGAGCTTTGCTAGACATTAATATACCTCCGCAAAGTAGAATCAGAGCCTTATATCAAGTGGCTGAAATTTATATCTCTATGAATGAGCCAAACTCGGCTAAAATTTATGTAGATGAGTGCTTGAAGATGAGACTAGACTCGCCTTGGAAAAACCTATGTGAGCAGCAAAGTAAGCTTATAAATTAG
- the tsaD gene encoding tRNA (adenosine(37)-N6)-threonylcarbamoyltransferase complex transferase subunit TsaD produces MILGIESSCDDSSVALMKLGSFELKFYKKITQENEHSRYGGVVPELAARLHTAALPCLIEEIKPYFSDIKAIAVTNEPGLSVSLISGVSVAKSLSVALNLPIISVNHLIGHIYSLFLDNEPILPLGVLLVSGGHTLVLNIDENGVITILATTSDDSFGESFDKVAKMMNLGYPGGEVIQNLAKSGDKNRFKFSVPLKYDKRLEYSFSGLKNQVRVQIANLGDLSKQDISDIAACFEETAVNHIIDKLEKIFDKFKFKNFGVVGGASANLNLRNKLEKLCSKFGSNLLYAPLKFCSDNAAMIARAGATKFKNGEFEDALTMQIHPRSNLELIRLK; encoded by the coding sequence ATGATACTTGGCATAGAAAGCAGTTGCGATGATAGCTCGGTAGCTTTGATGAAATTAGGCAGTTTTGAGCTTAAATTTTATAAAAAAATCACTCAAGAAAATGAGCATAGCAGATATGGTGGCGTAGTTCCAGAACTTGCAGCTCGTCTCCACACCGCGGCACTTCCTTGCTTGATAGAAGAGATAAAGCCATATTTTAGCGATATTAAAGCCATAGCAGTTACAAATGAACCGGGTCTTAGCGTCAGTTTGATCAGTGGCGTAAGCGTCGCTAAATCCTTAAGCGTAGCTCTAAATTTACCCATTATCTCAGTAAATCATCTAATAGGGCATATTTACTCTTTATTTTTGGATAATGAGCCTATTTTACCGCTTGGGGTTTTGCTTGTCAGTGGCGGACATACACTCGTACTAAATATCGATGAAAACGGCGTTATAACAATACTTGCTACTACTAGCGATGATAGTTTTGGTGAGAGTTTTGATAAAGTAGCAAAGATGATGAATCTTGGCTATCCAGGCGGAGAAGTTATACAAAATTTGGCTAAAAGTGGCGATAAAAATCGTTTTAAATTTAGTGTTCCTTTAAAATACGATAAGCGTTTAGAATACAGCTTTTCTGGGCTTAAAAATCAAGTACGCGTTCAAATTGCAAATTTAGGAGATCTTAGCAAACAAGATATAAGTGACATAGCTGCTTGTTTTGAAGAGACTGCCGTAAATCATATAATCGATAAATTAGAAAAGATTTTTGATAAATTTAAATTTAAAAATTTCGGAGTCGTAGGTGGGGCTAGTGCGAATTTAAATTTAAGAAATAAGCTAGAAAAACTTTGCTCTAAATTCGGTTCAAATTTACTTTATGCGCCTCTTAAATTTTGCAGTGATAATGCGGCTATGATAGCACGCGCTGGAGCTACTAAATTTAAAAACGGCGAGTTTGAAGACGCTTTAACGATGCAGATTCATCCACGTTCAAATTTAGAGCTCATAAGACTTAAATGA
- a CDS encoding M99 family carboxypeptidase catalytic domain-containing protein produces the protein MREIFIKFFILTICSCVLEANNLQYSLIKKGKLDENTVLVIGGIQGDEPGGFLAASLLATEYNITKGSLWVVPNLNFISIIKRDRGIYGDMNRKFDKIKENDPELKSVRGIQNLIVDKNVSMVLNLHDGSGFYRDHYINELENPKRWGNSCIIDQESLEGSKYADLKGIALRVMDKINQNILDPKHKYHLKNTHTAKGDKEMLKSLTYFAIKNNKSAFANEASKTLPSHQRAYYHLLAIEEYLKVAGVEFERSFELNPQNVKKAIEKEIEVVLFDNKFYLSLNDPRAKIGYVPIPKNTALEYNSTNPLTALIEDKGGYVVHYGNKVLTKLIPEYFNYSDIESSVKIEADGVLKDISLGSKVNVEENIKVISRPNIRVNIIGYNSKLKDESGIIVNKKDIIRSYSIDKKGKIFRIELYEQKDGTEDKFIGMFW, from the coding sequence TTGAGAGAGATTTTTATTAAATTTTTTATTTTAACAATTTGCAGTTGCGTCTTAGAAGCAAATAATTTACAGTATTCTCTTATAAAAAAAGGTAAGCTTGATGAAAATACTGTTCTTGTCATAGGCGGGATCCAAGGAGACGAGCCTGGAGGTTTTTTAGCTGCTAGTTTGCTAGCTACTGAGTATAACATTACAAAAGGCTCTTTGTGGGTCGTACCAAATTTAAATTTTATCAGTATCATCAAACGAGATCGCGGGATTTACGGAGATATGAATCGTAAATTTGATAAGATAAAAGAGAATGATCCAGAGCTTAAAAGTGTAAGAGGAATACAGAATCTCATAGTAGATAAAAACGTTTCTATGGTATTAAATTTACACGATGGAAGCGGATTTTATAGAGATCACTATATAAACGAGTTAGAAAATCCAAAACGTTGGGGAAATAGCTGTATAATTGATCAAGAAAGTCTTGAAGGCTCTAAATACGCCGATTTAAAGGGTATAGCTTTAAGAGTTATGGATAAGATAAATCAAAATATCTTAGACCCTAAACACAAATATCATCTAAAAAATACCCACACCGCAAAAGGCGACAAAGAGATGCTAAAATCTCTTACCTATTTTGCTATCAAAAACAATAAATCCGCATTTGCGAATGAAGCGAGTAAAACCTTACCTAGCCATCAAAGAGCGTATTATCATCTACTAGCTATCGAAGAGTATCTAAAGGTGGCAGGAGTGGAGTTTGAAAGAAGTTTTGAGCTAAATCCGCAAAATGTAAAAAAAGCCATAGAAAAAGAGATAGAAGTCGTGCTATTTGATAATAAATTCTATCTTAGTCTAAATGATCCAAGAGCAAAGATAGGCTATGTGCCGATACCTAAAAACACGGCACTTGAGTATAACTCTACAAATCCGCTAACTGCTCTTATAGAGGACAAAGGCGGATATGTCGTGCATTATGGAAATAAAGTTCTTACAAAACTCATCCCTGAATATTTTAATTATTCAGATATAGAAAGTAGCGTAAAAATAGAAGCCGATGGTGTTTTAAAAGATATATCTCTTGGCTCAAAAGTTAATGTTGAAGAAAATATAAAAGTCATAAGTCGCCCTAACATAAGAGTAAATATCATAGGTTATAATTCAAAATTAAAAGACGAATCAGGCATCATAGTAAATAAAAAAGATATCATCAGAAGCTACTCTATAGATAAAAAAGGCAAAATCTTTAGGATAGAGCTTTATGAGCAAAAAGACGGCACCGAGGATAAGTTTATCGGTATGTTTTGGTAG